A part of Palaemon carinicauda isolate YSFRI2023 chromosome 8, ASM3689809v2, whole genome shotgun sequence genomic DNA contains:
- the LOC137644984 gene encoding PE-PGRS family protein PE_PGRS61-like — protein MYSVVGQGYDKRPERKKKPAISSGTVGTCSVISGSSGVGSGGAPVSVVVVGGGGGGSGVAGLGVGKGGKSILTGGPVGLVVSDSVGVKSSGKNIKSSAASDVDAAEKGGEGKAKSNKGGGGENDKGANGEASDKSAKVGNGEDGASCGPSDAQQDGGVEDGTEKKKEHHHHHHHHHHVDNRPFLQRLFSLIRRLYGTEKEEGESKEVH, from the coding sequence ATGTACAGCGTCGTGGGCCAGGGATACGACAAGAGGCCGGAACGCAAGAAGAAGCCCGCGATCAGTAGCGGCACTGTGGGCACCTGTAGCGTAATTAGTGGCAGCAGTGGCGTTGGGTCAGGTGGGGCCCCTGTCAGTGTTGTGGttgtgggaggaggaggagggggttcgGGAGTGGCCGGACTAGGCGTTGGGAAAGGAGGGAAGAGTATCCTTACCGGCGGACCTGTAGGATTGGTTGTTAGCGATAGCGTTGGGGTTAAGTCCTCcggtaaaaatataaaatcatcagcGGCATCTGATGTTGATGCAGCggaaaaaggaggagaaggaaaggcaaaaagtaatAAAGGAGGCGGGGGAGAAAATGATAAAGGGGCCAATGGTGAAGCGAGTGATAAAAGTGCAAAAGTGGGAAATGGCGAGGATGGAGCCTCGTGCGGCCCTTCCGATGCCCAGCAAGACGGTGGCGTCGAAGACGGAACTGAAAAGAAGAAGGAGcaccaccatcaccatcatcatcaccaccacgtCGATAACCGTCCATTTCTGCAGCGTCTTTTCAGTCTCATCAGGAGATTATACGGCACCGAGAAGGAAG